From the Leucobacter denitrificans genome, one window contains:
- a CDS encoding LuxR C-terminal-related transcriptional regulator produces MSDSPISVVIVDDHQIFRTGLRAELGPEVDVVGEAATVDEAVSVIPALKPAVVLLDVHLPGGSGGGGAEVLQRLAADPSLADTRFLALSVSDAADDVVSVIRAGARGYLTKTASGSEVTQAAIRVRDGDAVFSPRLAGFVLDAFGTGGGETAAADDELDRLTAREQEVMRMIARGYAYKEVAAELFLSIKTVETHVSSVLRKLQLSNRHELTAWALSKRLL; encoded by the coding sequence ATGAGCGATTCCCCGATTTCCGTAGTCATCGTCGACGACCATCAGATTTTTCGCACAGGCTTGCGTGCCGAACTTGGTCCAGAGGTCGATGTTGTCGGCGAAGCCGCAACGGTAGACGAGGCGGTTTCGGTCATTCCCGCTCTGAAGCCTGCGGTGGTGCTGCTCGACGTTCACCTTCCTGGTGGATCGGGCGGGGGCGGTGCCGAGGTGCTGCAGCGGTTGGCGGCAGACCCGAGTCTCGCCGACACACGATTTCTCGCGCTCAGCGTGTCAGACGCTGCTGACGACGTTGTGAGTGTGATTCGTGCTGGGGCTCGCGGCTACCTCACCAAGACCGCGTCTGGTTCGGAGGTCACCCAGGCCGCAATTCGAGTGCGCGACGGCGACGCGGTGTTCTCGCCACGACTGGCGGGGTTCGTGCTCGACGCTTTCGGCACCGGGGGTGGCGAAACGGCCGCAGCAGATGACGAACTCGACCGGTTGACCGCGCGCGAGCAAGAAGTCATGCGCATGATCGCGCGCGGCTATGCCTACAAAGAAGTCGCGGCCGAGCTGTTTCTCTCAATTAAGACCGTCGAGACCCACGTGTCGAGCGTGCTGCGCAAGCTGCAGCTCTCGAACCGCCACGAGCTCACGGCATGGGCGCT